A single genomic interval of Streptomyces sp. BA2 harbors:
- a CDS encoding DEDDh family exonuclease: MLEDQTTAASAATWPAAYPSGYAVVDVETTGLARDDRIVSAAVYRVDARGEVEDHWYTLVNPQRDPGPVWIHGLTTELLADAPLFKDIAAEFAARLADRVLVAHNAVFDWSMIAREYARAELTAPVRQRLCTIALSKELRLPLPNHKLESLAAHFGVEQRNAHNALDDARVLAEAFRPSLKAAASGGVRLPLLECRPLTEWSDGAPRIVRQPSGPGSAPSSYSSYGPASWRPSRKRPACPYPNPGRYEPGKPLQQGMRVAFSGDTSIERDLLEDRAVEAGLHIATSVSRLTSLLVTNDPESGTSKTVKARSFGTPVIDEAAFGQLLQDVAPAAEG, encoded by the coding sequence ATGCTCGAAGACCAGACGACCGCAGCGTCCGCAGCCACCTGGCCGGCCGCGTATCCATCGGGGTACGCGGTCGTCGACGTCGAGACCACAGGCCTCGCCCGCGACGACCGCATAGTGTCGGCTGCCGTCTACCGCGTGGACGCCCGGGGCGAGGTGGAGGACCACTGGTACACGCTGGTCAACCCCCAGCGCGACCCCGGACCCGTATGGATCCACGGCCTGACCACCGAGCTGCTCGCGGACGCGCCGCTCTTCAAGGACATCGCCGCGGAGTTCGCCGCGCGCCTGGCCGACCGCGTCCTGGTCGCACACAACGCCGTCTTCGACTGGTCGATGATCGCCAGGGAGTACGCACGCGCGGAGCTCACCGCCCCCGTGCGCCAGCGCCTGTGCACCATCGCCCTCTCCAAGGAGCTGCGGCTCCCGCTGCCCAACCACAAGCTGGAGTCGCTCGCCGCGCACTTCGGGGTCGAACAGCGCAACGCGCACAACGCCCTCGACGACGCGCGCGTGCTGGCCGAGGCCTTCCGCCCCAGCCTCAAGGCCGCGGCGAGCGGCGGGGTGCGGCTGCCACTCCTGGAGTGCCGGCCGCTCACCGAGTGGTCCGACGGCGCGCCCCGGATCGTCCGCCAGCCGTCCGGCCCCGGCTCGGCGCCCTCCTCGTACTCCTCGTACGGCCCGGCGAGTTGGCGGCCCTCGCGCAAGCGGCCCGCCTGCCCTTACCCCAACCCGGGTCGGTATGAACCGGGCAAACCGCTCCAACAGGGCATGCGCGTCGCGTTCTCCGGCGACACCTCCATCGAGCGCGATCTCCTTGAGGACCGCGCGGTCGAGGCCGGCCTGCACATCGCCACGAGCGTGTCGCGCCTGACCAGCCTGCTCGTCACGAACGACCCGGAATCGGGCACCTCCAAGACCGTGAAGGCGCGGTCCTTCGGCACGCCCGTCATCGACGAGGCCGCGTTCGGGCAGCTCCTCCAGGATGTCGCTCCGGCGGCGGAGGGCTGA
- a CDS encoding TetR family transcriptional regulator: MKSEETRTHPARERGHLDREQVLAAAAALVKQHGPQALTMRKLAAELGTAVTSIYWHVGNRESLLDALVERTLADLGAIHPTGRTPHRRIVSVARALRRQLRDHPHLVAMVHERGLTERMFLPAQQVLVHEVHAAGLRGALAADAVRAVQVHVVGHVLVERNRERAPVQRPGEEELWGAQTAEQDPALARALARPVDPETLFTLSVKALVSGLLDRGNSPGT; this comes from the coding sequence GTGAAGAGTGAAGAGACGCGTACGCATCCGGCCCGGGAACGCGGTCATCTCGACCGGGAACAGGTACTCGCCGCCGCCGCCGCGCTCGTCAAGCAGCACGGCCCGCAGGCCCTGACGATGCGCAAGCTCGCCGCCGAGCTCGGCACCGCCGTCACCTCGATCTACTGGCACGTCGGCAACCGCGAGTCGCTCCTGGACGCCCTCGTCGAGCGCACCCTCGCCGACCTCGGCGCGATCCACCCCACCGGCCGCACCCCCCACCGGCGCATCGTCTCCGTCGCGCGCGCCCTGCGCCGCCAGCTGCGCGACCACCCGCACCTCGTCGCGATGGTGCACGAACGCGGCCTCACCGAGCGGATGTTCCTGCCCGCACAGCAGGTCCTGGTCCACGAGGTGCACGCGGCGGGCCTGCGCGGCGCCCTCGCCGCCGACGCCGTACGCGCCGTTCAGGTCCACGTCGTCGGCCACGTCCTTGTCGAGCGCAACCGCGAACGCGCCCCCGTGCAGCGCCCCGGCGAGGAAGAGTTGTGGGGCGCGCAGACGGCCGAACAGGACCCGGCACTTGCCCGCGCGCTCGCCCGACCCGTCGACCCCGAGACGTTGTTCACCCTGTCGGTGAAGGCACTGGTGTCCGGACTCCTCGACCGGGGAAACAGCCCAGGGACCTGA
- a CDS encoding acetoacetate decarboxylase family protein translates to MARVRYGARTEAEITAARTASSKLPDIWSTGVVALWESDPDAVAAVLPPPLKPTHRPLVRANISKVDLPGYPLGAGSVAVAAEHDGVEGWYPLVMPMTHERALIGGREVFGEPKKLGEVEVERDGLVVRARLARHGIAFVEVRGAVSGALPLPEPVQKTDFYFKFLPAVDGSGFDADPVLVHCVRNEKVRKLEGVTGDVVLRESMYDPVADLPVRALVEITIGEKTTDQKGRVAERVSAQALLPYIHQRYDDPQQILDGPPEGSV, encoded by the coding sequence ATGGCACGCGTACGTTACGGAGCGCGCACCGAGGCGGAGATCACCGCGGCGCGCACCGCGAGTTCGAAGCTGCCCGACATCTGGTCCACGGGTGTGGTTGCCCTCTGGGAGAGTGACCCGGACGCGGTGGCGGCCGTCCTGCCGCCCCCGCTGAAGCCGACGCACCGGCCGCTGGTGCGGGCCAACATCAGCAAGGTCGACCTCCCCGGATATCCGCTCGGCGCTGGCTCGGTGGCCGTCGCCGCCGAGCACGACGGGGTGGAGGGCTGGTATCCGCTCGTCATGCCGATGACCCACGAGCGGGCCCTGATCGGCGGGCGTGAGGTCTTCGGGGAGCCGAAGAAGCTGGGTGAGGTCGAGGTGGAGCGCGACGGCCTGGTCGTCCGTGCCCGGCTCGCCCGGCACGGCATCGCCTTCGTGGAGGTGCGCGGCGCGGTCAGCGGCGCCCTGCCGCTTCCCGAGCCGGTCCAGAAGACGGACTTCTACTTCAAGTTCCTTCCCGCGGTGGACGGTTCGGGCTTCGACGCGGACCCGGTGCTCGTGCACTGCGTACGCAACGAGAAGGTCCGCAAGCTGGAGGGCGTCACCGGGGACGTGGTCCTGCGCGAGTCGATGTACGACCCGGTCGCGGACCTTCCCGTACGCGCCCTCGTCGAGATCACCATCGGCGAGAAGACCACCGACCAGAAGGGCCGGGTCGCCGAACGGGTCAGCGCGCAGGCGCTGCTGCCCTACATCCACCAGCGCTACGACGACCCGCAGCAGATCCTCGACGGCCCGCCCGAGGGGAGCGTCTGA